Proteins from a genomic interval of Alteromonas macleodii ATCC 27126:
- the ccoG gene encoding cytochrome c oxidase accessory protein CcoG, which translates to MNEQIPVKTVTPVKVHKPKGGPEGKRHDSRSRIYVRAVQGPLETFRRMFGLFFLGLFAIIPWIQYNGHQAVLLDIGEQRFTIFSLTLWPQDLTLLAYIFIVSAFALFFVTTFAGRVWCGFMCPQTTWVYIYTWFEEKFEGPRNKRIALDARKMDADKFLRKTAKHTAWVLVALLTALTFVGYFTPIDELFIDFVTFNTSFWAGLSVIFFAVCTYGNAGYMREIMCTHICPYARFQSAMFDKDTFTVSYDAKRGEQRGPRPRKLSHEQVKEKGLGDCIDCNLCVQVCPTGIDIRNGLQYECINCGACVDACNGVMDKMGYPKGLISFTSEEELAGGKTHILRPKLIGYFVVLVVMIGLLFANIWMRSPTEVDIIRDRNSLYRETNEGLIENVYTIKVLNKTQQTQTYSIAVKGLPDYKYIGEQTVTVEGGAVYSTPISVATDAYNLEDTVTDIFISVTSTIDGETVTVDEPTKFLYR; encoded by the coding sequence ATGAATGAACAAATACCGGTAAAGACCGTTACACCGGTAAAAGTACATAAACCCAAAGGTGGACCTGAGGGTAAACGCCACGACTCTCGTAGCCGTATTTATGTGCGGGCTGTACAAGGCCCTCTGGAGACGTTTAGACGCATGTTTGGCCTTTTCTTTTTGGGCCTCTTTGCCATCATTCCATGGATTCAGTACAACGGGCATCAAGCCGTGCTACTCGACATCGGCGAGCAGCGATTTACTATATTCTCTCTAACCTTATGGCCTCAAGATCTCACTTTACTGGCCTATATATTTATTGTTTCCGCCTTTGCGCTGTTCTTCGTCACCACTTTCGCTGGTCGAGTGTGGTGTGGATTTATGTGTCCTCAAACAACGTGGGTATACATTTATACGTGGTTCGAAGAGAAATTCGAAGGCCCGCGCAACAAGCGTATAGCGCTAGATGCACGCAAAATGGATGCAGATAAATTTTTGCGTAAAACAGCTAAGCACACCGCTTGGGTATTGGTAGCGCTGTTAACGGCTTTAACCTTCGTTGGCTACTTTACGCCAATTGATGAACTGTTTATCGATTTTGTAACATTTAACACCAGCTTCTGGGCAGGTTTATCGGTTATTTTCTTTGCCGTATGTACGTACGGAAACGCTGGCTACATGCGCGAAATCATGTGCACGCACATTTGCCCGTATGCGCGTTTTCAGTCTGCCATGTTCGACAAAGACACGTTTACGGTATCGTACGATGCAAAGCGTGGAGAGCAACGCGGCCCGCGACCACGCAAACTTAGTCACGAGCAAGTAAAAGAAAAAGGGTTAGGCGACTGTATAGACTGCAACCTGTGTGTTCAGGTATGCCCAACCGGTATCGATATACGAAATGGCTTACAATACGAATGCATCAACTGCGGCGCCTGTGTTGATGCGTGTAACGGTGTTATGGATAAAATGGGTTATCCTAAAGGCCTGATAAGCTTTACCTCTGAAGAAGAACTAGCTGGCGGTAAGACTCATATTTTACGTCCAAAGTTAATTGGTTACTTTGTAGTTTTAGTGGTGATGATAGGCTTGCTGTTTGCCAATATTTGGATGCGCAGCCCCACCGAAGTTGACATTATCCGCGACAGAAACTCGCTATACCGCGAAACGAATGAAGGGCTAATTGAGAACGTTTATACAATAAAAGTACTTAACAAAACTCAGCAAACCCAAACCTACTCTATTGCTGTAAAAGGTTTGCCTGACTACAAGTACATTGGTGAGCAAACTGTAACAGTTGAAGGCGGTGCGGTGTATAGCACGCCAATTTCAGTTGCAACTGACGCCTATAATCTGGAAGATACGGTTACCGATATTTTTATCAGTGTAACCTCCACTATTGATGGGGAAACGGTTACCGTTGATGAGCCAACTAAATTCCTTTATCGATGA
- a CDS encoding DUF3016 domain-containing protein — MNKLRTFSCLSCATAVGLLTVFAPTQAAEVKITWEEPESYSDVRPTNESRKRFRERTLQELEEHIVDLASDLPESQVLSMTVTNVDLAGQVWPSQFVGFGNGAGSDVRIIKRVDIPRMTFSYSLANADGQVILSGEDVKLKDMDFMESNIRRNRTESLSYEKAMLNDWFSDTFSTQVAAND; from the coding sequence GTGAATAAATTACGTACTTTTTCTTGTTTAAGCTGCGCCACAGCGGTGGGACTCCTTACCGTTTTTGCTCCCACTCAAGCCGCTGAGGTGAAGATAACGTGGGAAGAACCTGAGTCTTATAGCGATGTAAGACCAACCAATGAATCTCGTAAACGGTTCCGCGAACGAACGCTACAAGAGCTTGAAGAACATATTGTAGATTTGGCCAGTGATTTACCTGAGTCGCAAGTGCTGTCAATGACAGTAACAAACGTTGATTTAGCTGGCCAAGTTTGGCCAAGCCAGTTTGTCGGTTTCGGTAACGGCGCCGGTAGCGACGTCCGTATCATTAAGCGCGTTGATATTCCTAGAATGACATTTAGCTACTCGTTGGCTAATGCCGACGGTCAGGTCATTTTAAGTGGTGAAGATGTGAAACTTAAAGATATGGATTTTATGGAGTCGAATATTCGTCGCAATCGCACGGAATCGCTTTCTTATGAAAAAGCGATGCTTAACGATTGGTTTTCAGATACCTTTTCAACCCAAGTAGCAGCGAACGACTAA
- a CDS encoding acyl-CoA dehydrogenase family protein, whose protein sequence is MPLYHAPTTDFQFLLKDWLGLDAHYEKLGISDFDSELANEIIAQGAKFALDVVAPLNREGDEEGCTLKDGSITTPKGFADAYQEYVANGWNAMLGTAEYDGQDLPYTMAVPVHEMLNAANLSWRLTTMLTESATLAVTKHASKELKDIYLAKLISGEWTGTMNLTEPHAGTDLSLLSTKAEPQGDGSYKVTGNKIFITAGDHDWSSNVIHLVLARLPDAPKGVKGISLFLVPKFLPDASNEPGEANSLSVGSIEHKMGIKASPTCVMNFDGATGYLVGEENQGLACMFTMMNDARFQVGLQGLGAAEASYQGALTYARERVQSRAPQGIQNPEGKADPIVFQPDVARMLLTQKSLIEGCRALSLFYAKFMDVEKLGEGQEKEDADKILQFLTPICKAFMTDMGLETTSLGVQVFGGHGFIREWGMEQLMRDVRIAMLYEGTNGIQALDLIGRKLTRDGGQMMEATYNAFNALVSDIQDSEAKGLAQGILDDWRASSADCLGMDATTAAAAACDYLAYSAYSLIGVLWYSMADKAQASGNAVLAASKMKTRDFYMERILVRRDAHKAAYKVGPESTLAISGNEFDYL, encoded by the coding sequence ATGCCTCTGTACCACGCCCCTACGACTGATTTTCAGTTCTTGTTAAAAGACTGGCTTGGACTTGATGCTCACTACGAAAAGCTCGGTATCAGCGACTTTGATAGCGAACTTGCCAACGAAATTATTGCACAGGGTGCAAAGTTTGCTTTGGATGTGGTTGCCCCTCTTAACCGTGAAGGCGATGAAGAAGGCTGTACGCTAAAAGACGGCAGCATTACCACGCCTAAAGGCTTCGCTGATGCCTATCAGGAATATGTTGCTAACGGCTGGAATGCAATGCTAGGTACTGCCGAGTACGACGGGCAGGACTTGCCGTACACCATGGCTGTGCCTGTTCACGAAATGCTAAACGCGGCGAACTTAAGCTGGCGTTTAACCACCATGCTTACTGAAAGCGCAACACTTGCGGTTACTAAACACGCCAGTAAAGAATTAAAAGATATCTACCTTGCTAAGCTAATCAGCGGTGAGTGGACAGGTACCATGAACCTGACCGAACCTCATGCAGGAACAGATTTGAGCTTGCTTAGTACCAAAGCAGAGCCACAAGGCGACGGCAGCTATAAAGTCACCGGTAATAAGATTTTTATTACCGCAGGTGATCACGATTGGAGTTCGAACGTTATTCACCTTGTTCTAGCTCGTCTACCTGACGCCCCTAAAGGTGTTAAAGGCATCAGCTTATTCTTAGTGCCCAAGTTCCTTCCAGATGCCAGCAATGAGCCTGGTGAGGCGAACAGCTTGTCAGTGGGAAGCATCGAACACAAAATGGGAATCAAAGCGAGCCCGACTTGTGTGATGAATTTTGACGGTGCAACGGGTTACCTTGTAGGTGAAGAAAACCAAGGGCTGGCATGCATGTTCACCATGATGAACGATGCACGCTTCCAAGTAGGTCTGCAAGGTTTAGGGGCGGCAGAAGCCTCTTACCAAGGCGCGCTGACCTATGCCCGCGAACGCGTTCAGTCTCGCGCACCTCAGGGTATTCAAAATCCAGAAGGCAAAGCAGACCCGATCGTCTTTCAACCTGACGTAGCGCGTATGTTACTTACGCAGAAATCACTGATTGAAGGCTGCCGTGCACTTTCACTTTTCTATGCCAAGTTTATGGACGTTGAGAAGCTTGGTGAAGGTCAAGAAAAAGAAGATGCCGACAAGATACTTCAGTTTTTAACCCCAATCTGCAAAGCTTTTATGACGGATATGGGCCTTGAGACCACCAGCCTAGGTGTACAAGTATTTGGTGGTCACGGCTTTATTCGTGAATGGGGTATGGAACAACTTATGCGCGACGTGCGCATTGCTATGTTATATGAAGGCACCAACGGTATTCAGGCGCTAGACCTTATTGGTCGTAAGCTTACCCGAGATGGCGGTCAAATGATGGAAGCGACCTATAATGCGTTTAACGCTTTAGTTAGCGACATTCAAGACAGTGAGGCGAAGGGTCTGGCTCAAGGAATTCTTGATGACTGGCGTGCATCTTCAGCCGATTGCTTAGGTATGGATGCCACCACCGCTGCAGCCGCTGCTTGTGATTACTTGGCATACAGCGCTTATTCCTTGATTGGTGTACTGTGGTACAGCATGGCCGACAAAGCGCAGGCATCAGGTAATGCGGTACTTGCAGCGTCTAAGATGAAGACACGTGACTTCTACATGGAACGTATCTTAGTACGTCGCGATGCGCACAAAGCCGCTTATAAAGTTGGCCCTGAAAGCACCCTTGCAATATCAGGTAATGAGTTTGATTATCTGTAG
- a CDS encoding SDR family NAD(P)-dependent oxidoreductase, with protein MNPESAKKNLKHSSDDAQIPVCIVTGGSLGIGFAVCKLFSQNGYQVINLDIRDFEQALPNAIWKPCDVSVVRNIEAAVNEVISSYQRIDALVCNAGIHVSATIEDTDEALLDKVLNLNVKGAYGAIKSCLPTMKEQGSGAIVVMGSDQSFIGKRNSFAYGVSKGALASMAKTTALDYAPYNIRVNAVCPGTIETPLFHNAIDNYVARSGADKIEVVAEEAAAQPIGRLGQPEDVAELTYFLCSNKASFITGSLYAVDGGYTAQ; from the coding sequence ATGAATCCAGAAAGCGCGAAGAAAAACCTTAAACATAGCAGTGATGATGCGCAGATCCCGGTTTGCATTGTAACGGGGGGAAGCTTGGGTATCGGTTTTGCGGTATGCAAGCTGTTTAGTCAAAACGGTTATCAAGTCATTAATTTAGATATCAGAGACTTTGAGCAAGCGTTACCTAATGCTATCTGGAAGCCGTGTGATGTAAGTGTTGTGCGTAATATTGAAGCCGCGGTGAATGAGGTTATTAGTTCTTATCAACGCATAGACGCATTGGTATGTAATGCCGGTATACATGTTTCAGCAACCATTGAAGACACTGATGAAGCGCTGCTTGATAAGGTACTAAACTTGAACGTAAAAGGGGCGTATGGCGCGATTAAGTCTTGCCTGCCAACCATGAAAGAGCAGGGCAGCGGCGCGATTGTGGTGATGGGTTCAGATCAGTCCTTTATTGGAAAGCGCAATTCGTTCGCCTACGGTGTCAGCAAAGGTGCGTTGGCGTCTATGGCGAAAACCACCGCGCTTGACTACGCACCCTATAATATCCGCGTTAACGCGGTATGCCCGGGTACCATCGAAACCCCTCTATTTCATAACGCCATTGATAATTATGTGGCACGTTCCGGGGCAGATAAAATTGAAGTGGTAGCTGAAGAAGCCGCTGCACAACCTATTGGACGTTTGGGCCAGCCCGAAGACGTAGCTGAATTGACTTATTTCCTATGCAGCAACAAAGCGTCGTTCATCACGGGTAGCTTGTATGCGGTGGATGGGGGCTACACAGCACAATAG
- a CDS encoding amidohydrolase family protein codes for MSKPSITWIDPHIHFFALNEGHYGWLKPANAPFWPDKKAIAKHTTEHMLYRASLGQLAGFVHIEAGYDNERPWREIAFLERHCTLPFRSVGCIDLTGNNVGSHIDKLKRYQSIRGLRHILDDDAKVLLRTPKVKWGVHHMASQGLSFEAQLNLADSNAVHALLTVLEQTPSLKVAINHAAIAPIDVNSFAFKTWRQNIRDLNETQQVVFKFSGLEMQDRRWLWQRASYIFETLLDTVGTDH; via the coding sequence ATGAGCAAGCCTTCAATCACTTGGATAGACCCTCATATTCACTTCTTTGCCTTAAACGAAGGGCACTATGGTTGGCTGAAACCAGCCAATGCCCCCTTTTGGCCAGATAAAAAAGCGATTGCAAAACATACTACAGAGCACATGCTTTATCGCGCGTCGTTAGGGCAGTTAGCCGGTTTTGTTCACATTGAAGCGGGTTACGATAACGAAAGACCCTGGCGTGAAATTGCGTTCTTGGAGCGTCATTGTACGCTGCCATTCCGTTCGGTTGGGTGTATCGATTTAACGGGAAATAATGTTGGCAGTCATATCGACAAGCTAAAGCGGTACCAGTCAATACGTGGGCTTCGTCACATATTAGATGACGATGCTAAAGTACTTTTACGCACCCCTAAGGTTAAATGGGGAGTTCATCATATGGCGTCGCAAGGCTTGTCTTTTGAAGCGCAGTTAAATCTTGCAGATAGCAATGCTGTGCATGCGCTGCTAACGGTACTAGAACAAACACCCTCGCTAAAAGTGGCTATAAATCATGCCGCAATAGCGCCAATTGATGTAAATAGCTTTGCGTTTAAAACATGGCGGCAGAATATTCGCGACTTGAATGAAACGCAGCAAGTTGTGTTTAAGTTCTCAGGATTAGAAATGCAAGATCGCCGTTGGCTGTGGCAGCGTGCGTCTTATATTTTTGAAACCTTGCTGGACACCGTTGGCACAGATCACTGA